One Chlamydiota bacterium genomic window, GGTCCCGTACGATCAAGGAGCGCCGCCGCGCGCGGGGTAGCGCCCCGGCGCGAGAAGGGCGGGGATCCGGCGATGCGCGCACCCCCCCTGTCCCCGGCGCGCCGCCTCTCCCCGGCCCCCCGGGGGTCGAGAGACGATGAACCGCATCTGCGCCGGAATTAAACGGATCGATTTCCACGCGGCGGCGTCCCGGGCCGCCGTGGCGGGCGTGGCAACCCTGTTCGTGCTCGTGCCGCTGGCGTGGTGGCCGAAGGACCCGTACGGGCTCGTCAAGTGGACGCTGGTCGGGATGGTCGCCACCCTCGCCGCCTCGCTGCGTCTGGCGTCGTTTCTCGCGGCGGGGGAAACCCCGTTCCGCCGTAACGCGATGAATCTCCCGCTTTTCCTCCTCCTCGCCTGGTCGTGCCTCTCGCTGTGGAGCGGTCCGCCGGCGTACTACGTCCGCTGGCGGCTCTGCGAGCTCCTGTTCTTCGCGCTCCTCTACGTCGCGCTCGTCGCCGGCGCCGACACCCCCGGGCGGAGGACCCTGGCCGCCGCGGGGGCGCTCGCGGGCCTTGCGGCGATCTCCCTCCTCGGCATCGGCCACTTCGCGGGGCTCTTCGGCGTGGAGAGCCCGTGGGGGACCGGGCTCGGCCGGCGCGTCTACGCCACGATGCTCAACCCCAACTACCTGGCGGATTTCATCGTGGGCCTCTTCCCCCTCTCCCTCGCCTTCTTCGTCTTCCACGCGCCGCGGCTCCGGCACCGGGCGGTTTTCGCCGCCGTCGCGTTCGTTTCGTGTGCCTGCCTCCTCTTTACCGTGTCGTGGGGCGGCTGGCTCGGCTGGCTTGTCTCGATCGGCGTTCTGGCGGGGTTCGCGAGGGGGAGGTGCCGCCGGGGCGCCGCGCTGCCGCGTTTCGCGGCGCTCGTCGCGCTCCTGTTCGCCTGTTTCGGCGCGTTCCTCTTCGCGAACCGGCACACCGTCGCCGCCGACTACACGGGCATGCGGACGCGCCTGCTCTACTGGCGGGCGTCGTGGGCGATGATCCGCGAGAGGCCGGTCGTCGGGCACGGCCTGAACAGTTTCCAGCCGTATATCTCCAGGTACCTCACGGAGATCGTCGCCGCCGATTTTCCCGGCGGCGTCCCCGAGGGCGGGGTGACCGTCTACGAGGGGAACTTCGCGCACAACGAACTACTGGCCACCTGGCTCGAAACGGGCCTGGTCGGCGTCGCCCTCCTGGCCTGGCTCCTGGGCGCCTTCTTCTCCCAGGCGGCGCGGAACCTCTCCCGGGACGCGGGGCCGCTCGAGGCCGCGCTGAACGTCGGGGCGGCGGGCGGCGTCGCCGCGATGCTCGCGCAGGGGATGGTCAGCTACCCGTTCCGCGTCCCGGCGTCGATGACGGCGCTCGCGTTCCTCTTCGCCGTCGTCGGGAGCGGGGCGGCGACCGTTCCGCTCCGGCTCTCGTGCGTCCGCCTCCCCGCCGCCGGGCGCGCGGTGCTCGCCCTCCTCGCCGCGGCGGCGGGGCCGGCGCTCCTGCCGGCGATCGCCTCCCCGCTTCGGGGGGAGCGGCGGTACGTCGAGGCGCGCTACGCGTCATTCGCCGGCGCGTGGGAACGGGCGCGCAGCCGCTGCCGCGAGGCGCTCAGGCGCTCGGTCACCGAGCCGGAGGCGTACGACCTGCTCGGCGAGGCGGAGGAGCGGTGCGGGTCGCCGGGTGAGGCGATCGAGGCGTACCGGCGGAAGCTCGAACTCATGCCGTTCGACGTGCGCGCCCACACGAGGCTCGGCGTCCTGTATTCCCTCCTCGAAATGGAGGCGGAGGCGGAGCGGCACCTGCGGGAGGCGGTATCGCTCGAGCGCCACGACTCCGCGGAGGCGCGGCTGCGGCTGGCCCGGATGCTCTCGCGCCGGGGCGGGGAGGCCGAGGCCCGACATCTCCTCGAGGAGGGGAGGCGCCGATTCGGCGCGAACCTGCGGGCGGGGAACGCGGGGGGGAACCGATGAGCGCCGACGCACGGAAACCGCTCGTCGCACCGCTCGTCGCCGCCCTGTCCCTCGCGACGTTCTGCCTCGCCGTCTTCGAGATCACCGAGCACGACTACTGGTGGCACCTCGCCACCGGCAACTATATACTCGAACATCGCCTCGTCCCGCGCATGGATGTCTTTTCGTATACCGCCACGCTCCCGTGGGTCGCCCACTACTGGCTCTCCGACCTCCTCGGCTGCGCCCTCTTCCGCATCGTCGGCACGCCGGGGCTGATCCTTCTGAACGCCGCCGCCATCGCCGTCTCGTTCCGGCTCGTCTACCTGGCTGCGCACACGGCGGGCGGAGGCGGGACCGTCGCGGCCGCCGTGACGCTCGCGGCGGTCTTCGCGAGCCGCCCGAGATTCTACGTGCGGCCCGAGACCTTCTCGTTCGTTCTGCTGGCGCTCTACCTGTACCTCCTCTCGCGCTGGAAGGTCGGTCGGTGCGGGAACCGGATCCTTCTCCTCCTCCCTCCGCTCCAGATGCTCTGGGCCAACCTGTACGGCGGCGGCTCCATACTCGGCCTGCTGCTCCTCGGCTGCGTCGCCGCCGGCGAGGCGCTGAACGCCGTCTTTTGGCGCCGGGGGGCGCGGGGCGCGGTCGTGCTTGCCGCCGCGGCGCTGGCCGCATTCCTCCTCTCGTTCGTCAACCCGAACACGCACCGCGTCGTCTTCTACTTCTTGATGAGCCGCGATCCGATCTTCCGGCACATCGTCGAGTGGCGGCGTTTCGGCCTCACCGATCTCCTCTCCCTGCACGGCCTCTTCCTCGCCGCAGGCGTTCTGCTCCTCGCCCGGTCCTGGAGGAGGCCGGACTTCTCCGACCTGGCCCTGTTCCTCGCCTTCGGCGCGATCTCCATCGACGCCCCGCGTAGCCTCCCCTTCTTCGCGATGGTCTCCGTCCCGATCGTCGCCCCGCATCTCCGCCTTCTCCTCTCCCGGCCGCTGTCGTCCGGCCGGATCTCCGGGGCCTGGCGGCGGCACGGAACGGCGGCGCAGGGCCTCGCGGCCCTGGCCGTCGCCGGCTTCACCGTCTGGTACCTGTTCAGCGACGCGGGGCGGTTTGCGCAACAGTACCCGTTCGGCCTCGGGGTGAACTGGAAGCTCGTCCCCAAACAGGCGGTCGACTTCGTCGAGAAGAACCGGGTCGAGGGGCCGATCTTCAACTCGTACGGGATCGGCGGCTACCTGATCTGGCGGCTCCACCCGCGGGAGAAGGTCTTCGTGGACGGGCGGGTCGAGATGTACGGGACGGAGTTTCTGGAGACCTACATGCGCTACTGGATGCCCGAGGTCTGGGACGGGTACGTCGAGCGCTACGGCATCTCCTGCGCGATCATCGACCGGGAGCCCGACTACACGACCCGCCACCTCGACGACAGCCCGGACTGGGCGCTCGTCTTCTTCGACGACCGGGCGATGGTCTACCTGCGAACTGTCCCGAAAAACAGGCCCCTGATCGAGCGGCACCGCTACCGCTACATCAGGCCCGCCGAGCCCAGATTCGCCTACCTCGATCCGCTCCTCGCGGACCCGGCGATCGCCTCGGCGGTGACGGCCGAGCTGCGGCGGAGCCTCGGCGACGAGCGGTGGAACCTCAACACCCGCCTGATGCTCGGCTACTGCTACGCGCGTCTCGGCGGGGGGTTCCTCCCGCGCGCCCTGGAGGAGTACCGCCGCGCCGCGGCCCTGATGCCGGAGGGGAGGGACATCCGGGCGAAGATCGCGTGGATCGAGAACGAGATGGCCGCGGCGGCGGCGCGGCGGGGGCCGGCACAATAACGGTATCCGTCGAACGGCATTTGCCGCGGAGATCACGGAGGATGCGGAGGCAGGAAGAGTCGTCAGCCACGGATCGGCACGGATGGGACGGATCTTCACGGATATGGAAGATGTATCCGTGTCGATCCGTGAAATCCGTGGCAGATCGGATCTAGATGCGCTTCGGGGACCTGATTTGAAGATGAAACACGCCAGGGTGCTCGTTTTTCTGATGGCGGCCGCGTTTCTCGCGCGGCTCCCGCTCTGCCTCGAGCCGCCGGAGGTCCTGATCCCGAAGGCCGTCTCGGACGACATGTTCTACTACCTCTGCCTCGCGCGGAGCGTCGCGGAGGGGCGGGGGGCGGCTGTGGACGGCGAGAACCCGACGAACGGCTTCCACCCGCTCTGGCTCCTCGTCCTCGTCCCGCTCCACGCGGCGACCGGCGGCGGGACGCCGTTCATCCACGGCGCGCTCGTGCTCCTGACGCTCTTCTCCGTCCTCTCCGCCTGGTTCCTCTACGCACTTCTCCGGCGCGCGTGCGGGGAGTGGCCGTCGCTTCTCGCCGCGGTCGTCTGGCTCTGCTGCCCGTACGCGGTCATCGTCGGCCTCTCGGGCGTGGAGGCGCCGCTCTACGTGCTCCTGCTCGGGGCGGTCTCGTGCGCCTACCTGCGCGCGAGGGGCCGGGGCGTGGGCTCCTATTTCGCCCTCGGCCTCCTGGCGGGCGCCGCCGTGCTCGCGCGGCTGGACGGGGCGGTCTTCGCGGCGGTCATCGCGCTGGATATGGCTGCCGGGGCCGGGGCGCGGGGGGCGCCTGTCGGTACGCGGCTGCGCCGCATCGCGGCGTTCGCCGCCGGCTGCGCCCTCCCGCTGCTCCCGTGGCTCTGCTGGTCGTACGCGCGCACCGGCTCTCTTCTCCAGATGAGCGGGAGCGCCATCTACCACCAGCAGCACGTCCTCTTCCGGGCGGCAAACGCCCGTGCGCCGTGGGGCGCCTGGGCGCTCTCGTGGCTCTCGAATGTCGCGGCCAACATCCGCGGCTCCTTCGCGACGGTCGCGGTCATCTCGGGCCTTTGCCCCGCCGCGGGGCTCGCGGCCGGCGCCCTGTGCGCCGCGCTTGTCGCCGCGGCCGCCGCGAAGGACCGCGTGCTCTTCCTGGATTGGCTGCGGCGGTGCGCCGTCCTCGCGTTCCTCTTCATCTACGGCCTCGTCGTCTTCCTCCTCTACTGCGCGTACCTCTGGTACAGCCAGGACTGGTACTTCTACTCCGTCGTCTTCACGGCGTGCGCGGCCTTCGGCTGCGTCCTCGACCTCGCCGGCGGCGTCTTACTGCGTTCCCTGCCGCGCGCCGCGCGGACGGCCGCGTGGGCCGCGCTCGCGGTCTGCCTCGCGGGCTTCTTCACGGAGAGGAGCGTCTCCTGGTGGGGCCGCGGCACGCGCGGCTGGCAGCTCGACATGTACCGGGCGGCGCGCTGGGCGGCGGAGAACCTCCCGCCGGAGGCGCGGATCGGCTCGTTCAACTCCGGGATCGCGGCGTGGTATTGCCCGCAGACGGTGATCAACCTCGACGGGGTCGCGAACGGGGCTGCCTACCGGGCGATCACGGCGGGCAGGATCTTCGACTACGTCCGGGAGGAGCGGATCACGCACCTGATCGAGTCTTCGATCTCCCTCCGGTTCCGCGCCGCCCAGTCGCCGTCGAGCCCCCCGCCGCCGCTGCGGATCCTGCACGCGGAGGCGTCGTACCCGGAGGCGCGGAGGCGGGGGAACCCGGTGGTCGTGTACGAGGTGCGCGGAGGGGGGAGGGGGCGATGAAGAGAGCGGCGGTCGGGGCGGCGTACCTCCTCCTCGTCTTTATCGCGTCGTACTACTTCACGAACCTCTGGTTCGAGCTGAACTGGGAGTTCCGAGGCGCCCCGTGGGCCGACCTCGTGCGGGGCACCGCCCCGACGCCGTTCCAGTACCGCGCGCTCATCCCGTATCTCGTGCGCGCCGTCTCGGGGATGCACGCGGGGGGGCGCGCGCTCGTCACCGCGGGATCCCTCTTCTTCTGGATCCAGTGCGCCTCGACCTTCTTCCTCGTCCTCGCGACCGGGTGGTGGCTCGCGTGTGTCTTCCCGCGGCGGGGCGCCCGCGTCCTCGCCCTGTCGATCTTCCTGGTGCTGCCGTTCAACTATCTCCTCGACCGCTTTCTCGCCCTTCGCTACCCGTCGGATTTCCCGTCCCTGCTCTTCTTCACGCTGGGACTCATCTTCATCCGCCGGCGGCGATGGGGCTGTTTCTATCCGCTCTTCGTCATCGCCACGTTCAACCGCGAGACGACGCTGTTGTTGACCGTCATCTACCTGCTGACCGCGTGGGGGACGGAGCCGCGGCGCGCCGTCGGCATGCACCTGCGGCTCCAGCTGTCCCTCTGGACCGCCGCGAAGGCGCTCCTCTTCGCGGCCTACCGCGGCAACCCGGGGAGCGAGTTCGTCCAGGCGCACGTTTGGCAGAACCTCGAGTTCCTCTCGAACCCGTCTGCATGGCCTCTCTTCTTCAGCAACCTCGGCTACCTGTGGCTGCCGGTGCTCCTGTTCCGGCGCCGCATCCCTGACCGGTTCCTCCGCCGGGCGGCGCTGGCGGTCTACCCGTACGCGATCGGCATGTTCCTCGTCGGCAACATGTACGAGCTGCGGATCTACGGCGAACTGATCCCCCTGGTGCTCCCCGCATTCCTCCTCCTCGTCCGCGAGTTCGCGAAGGAGGATGCCCCGCGCCCGAGGGAGGGGCGGACCGTATGAAGGGGGGGGGCTTTCCCGCGGCGCGCGGCTTCCATTGGGACGCCGCCTGCATCGTCCTCCTCTGCCTGCTCGCGGCGTGCGTCTTCAGGGCGGGGCTCGACCCGCGCGCGCCGGTCCTCCTCGGCCACCCCACGCAGGCGGACGTCACGCATCAGTTCTACCCCTGGCGCGCGTTCGCCGCAGACGAACTCCGCCGCGGTTCCGTTCCGCTCTGGAACCCGTACGTCTGCTGCGGCCAGCCGTTCGCCGCGGGCTGGCAGTCGGCGGTCTTCTACCCGCCGAACCTCGCGTTTCTCATCCTCCCCGTCCACGTCGTCATCAACTGGGGTTTCGCCGGCCACCTGATGCTCGCGGGGGCGTTCACCTTCCTCTATCTCCGCCTCCTCGGGGCGGGGCGCTTCGCCGGCCTCGTCGCGGCGATCTCGTTCACCCTCTCCTCGACGATGGTCTTGCGGGTCTTCGCCGGCCATCTCTCCCT contains:
- a CDS encoding glycosyltransferase family 39 protein; the protein is MKHARVLVFLMAAAFLARLPLCLEPPEVLIPKAVSDDMFYYLCLARSVAEGRGAAVDGENPTNGFHPLWLLVLVPLHAATGGGTPFIHGALVLLTLFSVLSAWFLYALLRRACGEWPSLLAAVVWLCCPYAVIVGLSGVEAPLYVLLLGAVSCAYLRARGRGVGSYFALGLLAGAAVLARLDGAVFAAVIALDMAAGAGARGAPVGTRLRRIAAFAAGCALPLLPWLCWSYARTGSLLQMSGSAIYHQQHVLFRAANARAPWGAWALSWLSNVAANIRGSFATVAVISGLCPAAGLAAGALCAALVAAAAAKDRVLFLDWLRRCAVLAFLFIYGLVVFLLYCAYLWYSQDWYFYSVVFTACAAFGCVLDLAGGVLLRSLPRAARTAAWAALAVCLAGFFTERSVSWWGRGTRGWQLDMYRAARWAAENLPPEARIGSFNSGIAAWYCPQTVINLDGVANGAAYRAITAGRIFDYVREERITHLIESSISLRFRAAQSPSSPPPPLRILHAEASYPEARRRGNPVVVYEVRGGGRGR